From the Thermococcus guaymasensis DSM 11113 genome, one window contains:
- a CDS encoding NAD(P)/FAD-dependent oxidoreductase, which yields MKYDVVIIGASAGGLTTAISARKFYPDKSVLVIRKEKVGMVPCGIPYIFGTLKSVDDDILPVKKFLEPLGIEILTDEVTDIDPKKKVVKTKSGKEIAWEKLVLATGSRPAKPDFPGVDLDGIYTVPKDYEYLKKLRERVEEAEKIVIVGGGFIALEVGDEIRKLGKDVTLVVRSRLLRSSFDPEFSRIVEERLKEAGIKIVYGQVERFLGNGKVEKVKLLDGSEIPADLVILSTGYRPNVDLAVKAGLKVTRYGIWTDEYMRTSHPDIFAVGDCVEHRDFFTGKPHPLMLASTATFEARIAGANLFKLQIVRENRRTIGAYSTHIAGLTLAAAGLTEEAAKREGFEIIVGRATGPDRHPAKFPDTSTVTVKLIFSRDRGAILGAQIAGGKSVGEMINILALAIQKRLTASELYTLQIATHPLLTASPIGYQILKAAEDALAKLRT from the coding sequence ATGAAGTATGATGTCGTTATCATAGGAGCGAGCGCCGGGGGCCTGACTACGGCGATTTCAGCCCGAAAGTTCTATCCTGATAAGAGTGTCCTCGTCATCAGGAAGGAAAAAGTAGGGATGGTTCCCTGCGGGATTCCCTACATCTTCGGGACGCTGAAGAGCGTTGACGATGACATCCTTCCCGTCAAGAAGTTCCTGGAGCCTCTTGGTATCGAGATCCTAACTGACGAGGTCACGGATATCGACCCGAAGAAAAAGGTCGTTAAGACCAAGTCCGGAAAGGAAATCGCCTGGGAGAAGCTCGTCTTGGCGACTGGTTCGAGGCCGGCCAAACCGGACTTTCCGGGCGTTGACCTCGATGGAATATACACCGTCCCCAAGGACTACGAATACCTGAAGAAGCTACGCGAGAGGGTAGAAGAGGCAGAGAAAATCGTCATCGTCGGAGGAGGCTTCATAGCCCTTGAGGTCGGCGATGAGATAAGGAAGCTCGGCAAGGACGTTACCCTCGTTGTCAGGAGCAGACTGCTTAGGAGCTCTTTTGACCCCGAGTTCAGCAGGATAGTCGAGGAAAGGCTAAAGGAAGCTGGCATCAAGATTGTTTACGGGCAGGTCGAGAGGTTCCTTGGCAATGGGAAGGTTGAGAAGGTTAAACTCCTCGACGGGAGCGAGATTCCGGCAGACCTCGTAATCCTCTCAACAGGTTACAGGCCGAACGTCGATCTTGCAGTCAAGGCAGGCCTGAAGGTCACCCGCTACGGCATCTGGACCGACGAGTACATGAGAACTTCTCACCCGGACATCTTCGCGGTCGGCGACTGTGTGGAGCACAGGGACTTCTTCACCGGCAAACCCCACCCACTAATGCTCGCCTCCACCGCCACCTTTGAAGCCAGAATCGCAGGAGCGAACCTCTTCAAGCTCCAGATCGTCAGGGAGAACAGGAGGACGATAGGCGCCTACTCAACCCACATAGCAGGCCTTACCCTCGCGGCCGCTGGTTTGACGGAGGAGGCTGCAAAGAGGGAGGGCTTTGAGATCATAGTCGGCAGGGCAACTGGCCCCGACAGGCACCCCGCGAAGTTCCCCGACACTTCAACGGTCACGGTGAAGCTCATATTCTCCCGCGACAGAGGAGCGATACTCGGGGCACAGATAGCGGGTGGTAAGAGCGTCGGCGAGATGATAAACATCTTAGCCCTCGCGATACAGAAGCGCCTCACAGCGAGTGAGCTCTACACCCTCCAGATAGCCACACACCCGCTCCTCACGGCTTCACCCATCGGCTACCAGATACTCAAGGCGGCGGAGGACGCGCTGG